A stretch of the Diadema setosum chromosome 16, eeDiaSeto1, whole genome shotgun sequence genome encodes the following:
- the LOC140239827 gene encoding galanin receptor type 2-like, producing the protein MVSEFSEQEPNHPKDLDTEVDNLKWRWIFPWRWYTIVQLLLSSFGIVGNLLVILALIKRNAYTHSTDIFIGGLAVADFLTSVLVIPVPLLVRVPDTTLAAVYCKTIHSAYLYFVCLHASVYTLTGMSVERCLAVVYPLHFKEWVNRRTVHVYLACVWIGAATAFTFTMTTGIVNNRCLNLTLPPFEVELTVYVMVLRFGVPTLVMIVTQTMTMSTLRRQSRQLQGTVTGKHGSVSTVHSNAQKTVVKMTLMIVLIYLLSIGPQQVMVFVVVLRSTLNTYIGSPLYNAINQIAQVNACSNPLIYAARYRKFRLAIRDIFKPNVSKRGAPLFDTKIVSHGSVKRTSQN; encoded by the coding sequence ATGGTCAGTGAGTTTAGTGAACAGGAACCGAACCATCCAAAAGACCTTGACACTGAAGTGGACAATCTTAAATGGCGGTGGATATTCCCCTGGAGATGGTACACTATCGTGCAACTTTTGTTATCAAGTTTTGGAATTGTCGGTAACCTACTGGTAATCTTGGCATTGATCAAGCGAAACGCCTACACCCACTCCACAGATATTTTCATCGGCGGTCTCGCCGTTGCGGACTTCCTGACTTCCGTGTTGGTGATCCCGGTACCCTTGTTGGTGAGGGTGCCGGACACAACCTTGGCGGCAGTGTACTGCAAAACTATTCACTCCGCGTACTTGTACTTTGTGTGCCTCCACGCTTCAGTGTACACTCTCACCGGCATGTCAGTAGAGCGGTGTCTTGCGGTTGTCTATCCTCTCCACTTTAAAGAGTGGGTGAATCGCCGCACGGTGCACGTTTATCTCGCGTGTGTGTGGATCGGTGCCGCTACAGCATTTACTTTTACTATGACCACGGGGATTGTGAACAACCGGTGCCTAAACTTGACTCTGCCTCCTTTTGAAGTGGAGCTCACCGTTTATGTTATGGTGCTGCGATTCGGCGTACCGACCCTTGTCATGATCGTAACGCAGACGATGACGATGTCAACGCTCCGTCGTCAATCTCGCCAACTCCAAGGTACGGTCACAGGCAAGCACGGCTCGGTGTCGACCGTTCATTCCAACGCTCAGAAAACCGTTGTAAAGATGACTTTGATGATCGTCCTTATCTACCTCTTGAGTATTGGTCCTCAGCAAGTGATGGTGTTTGTCGTCGTCCTTCGTAGCACCTTGAACACGTACATCGGCAGTCCATTGTACAACGCCATAAACCAGATAGCCCAGGTCAACGCATGCTCTAACCCTCTTATCTACGCCGCCCGCTACCGGAAGTTCCGTCTCGCTATCAGAGATATTTTCAAGCCTAACGTGTCCAAGCGTGGTGCGCCACTTTTCGACACCAAAATCGTGAGCCATGGAAGTGTAAAGCGGACCtctcagaattaa